The Cydia splendana chromosome 2, ilCydSple1.2, whole genome shotgun sequence nucleotide sequence GACGATCCTCGTCGTCCAGTTCAAGTTCGAGCAGTTCGGATTCCTCACAAGAGAAAAAGAAACTTCGCAAGTTAaagaaaaaattgaagaaagaGCAAAAGAAGACAGAGAAAATTCTTAAAAAGAAGTTAAAGGAGGAAAAGAAAAAGTTGAAGAAGAAACAGCGCAGCAAGAGCCGGAGCCGCGAAACGTCGACCAGTAAGCAAGATGCGGCCGCTGATATACCCATAGGTAATGTTTGATTGATAAGTAGTTTTTATTCCCTGCTGAATTGCCAAAGTGAATAAACTTGTTGCGGTTATAAGATTCTTCTGCTAATACGCTTATTTTTTGTGCTAATAAGTACTGTGGTttgaaaaaaattgaaattttagcCTCTTTGCAGATtttcaatgaaaaatatttttatcattattaataattacataAACAATCATTATTTCTCCACTAcctgaaggttgtctggaagagattaCTCGTTAGCGATAAGGCTGCCTGTTATTTACCTCTGTCTAACTTTATGTAAATTACGTGTGTTTCCTTCTAAATTTATTTTGAGGTTGTGCAATTAAGAGGTTTTGTATAGTATTGTGTATTGGTTTGAACACATAGAACGTATAAACATTGTTGATTCATCTATTCTGCTTTCTAATTTTAGAGTTAATGGAGAAGTCCAAAGCGATGGCACCAATGACAAAAGAGGAATGGGAACAGAAGCAAAGTGTGGTCCGCCGGGTGCTGGACGAGGACTCTGGCCGATACAGGTTATCCTATCATTCCAGTTCCATAACTTTATTACTACCTTTACTTTTAAAGGCTTATAATATCTGATGTTGATAACATTTTTCCTTGTAATCTCATTGGAGGTTGTATCAAAGGTTTTATGGACTTAAACAAATCTAGCCCCAGTCATTGATATAAATTGTCTAGTCAATTCCTGTTGCATGGTAGATATTAAGATCATATATTGCTGTCTCTCAGTTGTATCCTGTTTTCAGGTTAATAAAAGGTGATGGTGAGGTGTTAGAGGAGATTGTGTCCCGAGACCGCCACCGGCAGATCAACCGGCAGGCCACACAGGCAGACGGTGCTTACTTCCAAGCAAACACTGTTGACAGGAAGATTTAGCCATATATATACCTTTTCTTCTTTTTCAGTAACTTTGTCCAATTTAGTTCTTTTCTGTAGTATCACCAATATCACCATAGTTGTGCTAGCTAGAAAAAGAGAAGCAGCAGTTTTAGCCACAACTATTTTTATGGtcagatattttattattatacatgGTTATTTGGGGTTGTTCTTGATAAGAACATTATACCATATGAAATTAGTCTGGCATGGAGAAGCCCAGAGCAAATCCTGCAACGAAATCGGGGTTTATTCTTCAGTTAATACAGTAGATAGGTAACATAAGGAAAGGTCACCCTGGGCTATTGAAGCTATATATTATACAATATacaaagtgctgcactgcaatatacttttcattaatcattatttattaagtatagcaggtacttaggtatttcgTAATGCAGTTACCTTTTCCTATACTCCTAACAAATGTTGTAAAAATCACAATCATTCCATAAGCACTCTTCTATCttctaacattaaataaatatatattaagttACGAATTTAATTACTTCCTTTTATATCCCAACCCACAGTtggtaaatgtaaataaaaatccGTCTACAATCTCGAATAACTTGTCCACTTATGTACAGTCAAAGGGTGGGGAGAGGGGGCAGTACTGgttattaaatacaaatagatttggatgaaataatttaatatatcaCTTAGGTACATCTTTCGCTTTTAGAACACATCATTAATGTTACGTAAAACTCACAATTCAAGAGTAAAAACGAGATGCGTGCCATTCCCGAGAGATGCGTACGATTTTCAATAATATCGCTAACGGCCCGTGTGCATTTCGTGCACTGCACGAGGCGAGTGTAAAGCGCGCGTGCAGAGCGCGAGTGCTTTGCCAAAGTTTTGCCAGATCTGGACGCACCTTAACCCCTCCAGTCCCGAAGTTACGATATCACGTCGGCAAAATCCCTTGGACGCGATATCGCACACGCGatttaatacaaaatatatgTGAGGATGGTTTTCCACCTGTCCACTGTGTATTTGCATCTTACATTTTGcctagtgagagagtgagacgcaatgcagcAATgtgaccaagatattggacaggtggaataccaacctaaAGAACAGTCGgtcaaaaactattttgacATTGTCTATGGCTGGGACTTCAGGGGTTGATAGTAAATCCACTCGCGATAGTCTCGTAACATAAATTTTACATAACAATAATGTTGTTGAGTGAATATTAGCTACAACTCGTCTTTGGGCGGGGGCTCGCTGGGCGCGGCGAGGTGCTCCGCGACGAGCCCCACGAGGCTCTCGAGCGGCCGCGCGCCGTGCTCCACGTGCGCTATCTTTTTGTGCTTGTACAGGATCAGCGTCGGCAGTCCGTTTATCTACAACATACAATGACATAGTTTtttatttagatataatttttagggttccgtacccaaagggtaaaacgggaccctattactaagactccgctgtccgtccgtccgtctgtcacaaggctgtatctcacgaaccgtgatagctagacagttgaaattttcacagatgatgtatttctgttgccgctataacaacaaatactaaaaagtacggaaccctcggtgagcgagtccgactcgcacttgtccggtttttttaaacgtaTAGTTCTATAAGTGAAATGCAGCAGTTTTTTATAGAGTAGCAGAGTAACTTCAGAGAGTCAGATTTTTAGCCTAGTTGGTAAAAAAATCAGTTCCGAGTCAAGCGGCAATATCCAACTTTTACAATAGCAGGTACTATTTCTCTAATCGCTTATGCAAATGTCTGCGTCTGAGATTTCAGCGCCGCACTTCAGTCCCAAACTAAAGGTGCGTTtcgaccagagatgtgcgagtaTGTGTAGCGAGGGGTGTGtttttaagaaccaatagagTCACTGCACGCTGAGCGAGGAAAACATATAAAgtctcgcacatctctggtggaaacgcagccttaagCTAGCTTTAAGAAACCTAAACCGAGAAAAACCCGTTTACCAACTTCTGccactgactgtacctactaaaataaaaattaataataattaaacgaTCGCATCGCTGcgaaccttagagcatttaataactggcgtcgcctttaagagcttacccctctgccgaaaaccttgcacaattgtgcaagctTTTGTAtagactgacatggctattttgtaCATTACCtagaaatcatgtagaaatagcattacttttgacgtcccctcccccgcaaaaatcggcagactgttttgtacagaaaatgacagccatgacgtctccagttactaaatgctctaagctgaGAACTCATCATAAAAGGGCTGTATACGAAGATTGCTAATAGGGACAGCGAAATAACTTATACCTTTGTCTGTCCTTCTTTGTAGAAAGTATTCTGAATAAGGATAgatgtaaaaacaaaataacccCGTAAGCCTTTATAAGAATTataaggcagagggaatatatttcccacaatGATTTTGGAACTTTGTCTAAGTCAGGGTTCAATTTTAGCGTAATTACTGACAACTTAAAGGGAGACCCACTTTTCACAATAAGGGCCCTGTTAAAATTCAGAATTCTGGCATACACTCAGTAAATGAACTAAGGTAATTCGTCAGTAACTGGCCgtcctaaactaaaaatgaattttattctcctataaatagaattcattttagtataaggtggccagttattgaaagctggtcagttattgaaaccttatactaaaatgaattctgtttataggtgaatagaattcatttttagtttagggcggccagatgCTAAATCCGGCCAGTTACCCTATAATTTTTAGGTATAACTTAATACAATTGgcctttaaccttttcgacgccgtgtcaaacacacaagctgtcactcggacgccacgtcaccgaagtgtcataattgaaattaaactttatgcatatgcacgtagggtctatgttgctctgtggtctgtgacggattaatccatccttggcgttggacctgcggtgcggatataccggtcattggcgtccaaaaggttaaaaagttGAACTTATAAAGGGTATTGTACCATTTCCGTCTCGCAGATGGGCTTGGAGCGCACGCAGTCGACGTCTGCGATGAGCACGCGGCTCTCGTTCTGGAAACGCTCGCCCAGCTTCAGCCACAGCGGGCTTAGCTGCATACAGTGCGCACACCTGCAACACACACATACAAGATTACATTTGGCATCCGCTTTTGAAACTGACTAAACACTCTTGGGATCTCGAAAGGGCTAGCCAGGAAACGGGCGTTTGCTAGCTGGTGTGGATGCACGGAGCGGGCGCACGCTCCCGCGCCAGTCAGCGTTGCTCATCATACCCACCCGTTCCGTGCAActgcgccagctagcggacgcccaaAGGGTATGACGAACACGAGGTTGCATGAAATCTCGAAAGGTTTCTTGGAGATAAGAGCGCCTTCTTCTATTTATCCTGTTTTAGTCAGTGTAATAACACGGTAGTTAGTCCACAGTGCTTCTTCATAAAAATCTCCACGGTCTCGAGATCTCATAGAAAGTATACCATCCTCTTCTATTATTTATCACTGTAAAAAAGACCAATCACTCACCAGGGAGCGAAGTAGTTGACGAACACCAGGTCCTTCTCCATGAAGATTTCGAAGGTCTCCTCGGAGATGCGCGCGACGGGCAGcgccttcttcttcttcatgaACTTCTCCGGGTCGTGGTTCTCCGCCAGCAGCATCTTCTCCACGTAGGCCTTTAGGTCTTCCAGCGTCTCAGCGTTGGCTACTCCCATCTAagaaaattcatttattaacGCCTGTTCTATAGAAAATTTGCTGCCTTCACGCGCAATGTCACACAGGACTAcctattccacctgtccaatttctttgtccaatgtccaAAGTTTTTGGAAATATCCTTTTATTTTCCTGATAAATAATCCAAAAGTTTTCGAGAACATTTCCAAATTTTTGAAAACTTTCTGCAACTTACACAGCTGAACGCAATGTACATAGGTACGTCAAAGATAGAccaaattaattttgtatcaagcagaaacgtgcgaacgatgctatacatatattaagcttagaaacaaattaaaagtggaaaaattcactGTCTTGGATGGGACTTGAACCCACgtttgagcgttggcgtctacactgcgcagttgcgccaacgttgcgtcgagcagcagccatagagttggctagacgccgacgctcgggagacgctattTTGGCGGccaccacacacacacacacacagcccTTAGTGTAGAGTGTACTCACAATTCGTCCGTGCACGATCCACAGCAGGTAGGGGTACTGTTTGATGTCAAAGGTGGCGCAGGTCAGCTCGTTGTCCATGCAGTTCACTTTGCCGATCTGGATGTACTCATTGTGCGCATAATGCGCACCCAACTCCGCCCACACTGGAGCCAATCTCTGAGAAATGATTTGAAATAAGTTGAAATTTTACTAAAGTATATACTTAGGTGTATTCGTAGTTATATCTTGTAATTATAGACAACCAGTGACCGTAACAtattacgtacctacctaagtattaagttaaaattattttaatatatcgAGTCTCACGggagtattataattaaaattgaaattagtTAAAGGGAATTCTTATATTCCACTGCATTACTTATGGCAAAGATTAATAAAATTGATGGTGTAAGATGTGATTGTGTAAAGACTAAGATGAAATTGTGACCATTAGTTTGACAGCTGAAATAAATACTTGTTAgctaatttttcaataaaaatgaaattatattaataCCACTATACCTGACAAGCCTGGCACCATGGCGCGTAGAACATAATGAAGTGCTGCCCTTTGGCTACAAACTTCTCAATATTGTGATCTGTAAGATGTGCCATACCGCTGTAGAATTTAACTTCACTACTCTGGCTTTTCTTGGCATTAGACTCCTAAAACAAGCAACAGaaagttattttttaatatcatttttttaattGCATATGTGTGTTTCTTTCTACTTATTCATTGTAATCTACAGACAAAATAATTTAGTCTGTTGTGTCTGAGTTACCTGTACGTACTTACCTCAGTTTTAGCATTGAAGACCTCGCTGAGAAAGAGAGTGAGGGAGGGCAGGTCACGCGTGCCCTTGTATTCCACTGGCAGGAATGAGTTCTTGTGGTAGTACAAAAGCGTTGGGTAGCCTGTACATGGTGTTTCTTTCGTTAATTAAGACAATATGGTCAAACATcttatatattttgaattataatacctaagttTAATTGTCATACTTTGATTCTAATgacataattataatgttgatGATTAAAAAagttcataaattatttatgagCTTACAGCCTTTGTGTTTACATATTTAACAACATTTGTAGACCTGCTGATGCTGGAGCAAACATGGCTTTTGTTTCCTTCTTGATCCGCAGGATACTAACAAACAAGAATTAAAATCATTGACACCTTATTTTGAAAGTAATTTGCCACTTTGGCCTGACCAGGGGGACCAACACAAGAGCCAACCACAGACCACATACACCACAGTAGTCAATTTTATGATATGAATGTCAAAGAGCCACTTTTTGCAGCGATTCAGCAATCAATACAGATGCCCATGATAGAGTACCTCTCCACTGTAACTATACTAGATGTAGCGCGAAACAACCGCGAGTTAGTATTAATGCTGAAGCACTAGTCGCGCGTTTGCAACAATGCAGAAGCGATGCTGAATCGCGACAGTCGCGCGTTTGTATGGCTACTACACCTTACTACTTCTGTCTCGTGAGCCAGCGCCAGTGGTCAAACTATACTTACCAGTGATGCCATTGTCTTGGCACAACCCGGCATGTCTAGTGCAGTCGACCTGGGCAATGGCAAACTCGGATTCCTTGGTGTTTACCAGCTCTGCCAACTCAGCCCACATTGGCTGGAAGTCCGTGCAATGTCGACACctataacatcaaaataaaGGTGATTCATTAACTTTCACAATCTTACGTCTAGTCATCCAAGTTATGCATGTCTCTCAGGGAAGCATGAgaagaaaaaaagttatatacatACTCACAGATTTGGATTACAGTAACTGTTATTTGTCAAGAGTTGTTTGTCAGTGGATCATAGGCAgcgagaatcatactgtctttttagggttccgtacacaaagggtaaaacgggaccctattactaagacttcgctgtccgtccgtccgtctgtctgtcaccaggctgtatctcacgaaccgtgatagctagacagttgaaattttcacagatgatgtatttctgttgccgctataacaacaaatactaaaaacagaataaaataaagatttaaatggggctcccatacaacaaacgtgatttttgaccaaagttaagcaacgtcgggagtggtcagtacttggatgggtgaccgtatttttttttgttttttttttttgcattatggtacggaacccttcgtgcgcgagtccgactcgcacttgcccggtttttttaggaTAGTATTATAACCACAAGAGAGGGGTGACTAGTGAGTATAGTATTTTAACCAACTTCAAGATTATTTTGAAAAGGAGGAGGGTCTCAATTTGttagtatgtttttttaatgtttgttaacTCTGTCATTTCTTGACTGATATTGAAAATTTATGTTTTGATTGAAAGTATATACATCCAGATTGGTCCCATGCCAAAATTTAGTTTTGATGATGGGATTGATGAGGTATGGAGGGAACTACCTACTCAAATCTTATGAGGAATTGAGAAAACTCCTGAACTCTTATGTATACAGAAACTTATAGCGATTTTTTAGTATATCTAAAATCCAAGCATTTGCATATAAATAGTGCTATTTGGTGAAATGGAACTACTCAtgagtagttccatttcatctGGTATACATGTATACCAGAATGAAATAACTCTACCACATAAGATTGTAAAAATTTGGAGGCTAATTATAATTGTTAATGGGATGCACTATGTTTTGTGAAGTCTGTCTTTTTCTATAAAAGATTATTTATTCTGCTGTTACTGACAAGACTTGCTTGCTAGGcatataattatattcaaaGTATATGCTATAAAATAAAGAATGAAAAAAGAACATTGAATTTGAATTTATGTTGTAAAGCTGACAGTACTGTATCCATCCAGGTATTTGACCTGCGATAAGACTTTTAGAAAACCATTTAGTTTCCTCCAATAATCACTTACCAAGGTGCGTAAAACATAATAAAGTTTCCATTCATATCTTCAATCTGCCGCTGGAAGCTTTCGGGATCGTATTCGTACACCGTGCCATCTTCAGGTGCTACGAAATTAGGAACGACCACTAAATAGACTAGAAGTAAagaagcgaagttcttaagccggaacattatttttattacgacGTTAAATGTTTACGATTAAATAATGAACATGACAGAGCTACATTTTCACTTCACACGTACAATGATGGTATTCGATTGAactatataattaaattaaatatatctatTTATAAATGTACACATTGCACGCATTCATTGGCAAAGAATCGGGATTAGATAGATTCACAATGTTCACAGTATTTGACAcaacagtagggctaccgccaataccgaaaatcgtcaattgcgggcatttttctctgtcactctaattacgccttcattggagtaaaagagtaagatccccgcaatttgcgaatttcggttttcgcggtagcccctcagtgtgaaaaaatattgaaaatggtATCAAATGTCAATCCATTTGACAATGTTGGGCAGATATGACATTTGATACCCTGAAACCAACATTTTTAGCACTATCTCAAACAGTCACTAGTTAGTTTCCATTTATCTTAATTATTCACTACCTTGCTGGATAGTGATTGGCTTCTTTAAATGAGTACAACTTCTTCGATTGGCTTTCTTTTTTAAAGCTTTCCTATGATTCGATTTTtgtagtagtagtttgtttttgtAGGCTTGAACTTTATGAGtgcataaaaaaatgtaaaaagctCGTAAATAGAAATACAATAAATTCATTATTATTGTAATGGAGTTTATAAATAATTgtgaattttatatttattttcttcattCTTGATTTTTTACTCTTAGATAGTCTTATTCTATAATCTTATTCATtagatattattaaaattaaagtttttATTCTTCAAACatcaaataatattataaaaaattataattttggtAATTATTTCTGTTATTCAGATTTTTTGCCCAAACAATACGGAATAGTAGTCTCCTTAGTACTTTCATTGAATATAAGAATTGAATAATTAGTAGCAACTCTGAACGTCAAGATAGCGTAGCTTTTACGAACATACGAAAGAATGTGGTAATTCTTCAAAATGGTCGCTTTGTATGGTTTGCCAACTTGCATGTCTGTGTTTTAGAGTTCTTTGTTTTCATAATTCCTCAGCTGTAGTAAAAGTGCGTGCAATATTTGTCTGATATTGAAAACGTGTGTTATGAAAATATTGTGAATAATATACGTGGCGTACCAGAAAGATGTCATCGGTAATGTGAGAGCTCTCGACTATCGTTTTTATTTTACGGGATTATGACGTCTATGATTCTCATTTGGATTTGCAGAAACTAAAAAGACGCCAGGTAATTATTTTCTCTCAAATAATGCTTGCGTTCATATGTAGTTTATTGATATATAAGTGTCTCTAATTTTGGAATTCCTAAGCTCTGTCAAGAATGATTAGTGTTGAGCATTCTTGTAGTTTCGCATCCTCGAACAGGTACTGGGTGATTACTAGGGCTTGTTTATTTACAGTCGCCTTCTAATGAGGATTTATCCCATCACAATTCAACTTAATTTGTGTTGGTGAAGTAATACTTATAAGATATTTATTGTGATGAACTACATCATTACATTGCATTAGTCTTTTGGTCTTTGTAAAATCGGACTCAAATATATCTAAATAAACAGCTAAGAGCAGTAGtcactgtaaaatattttttaatttattttcagcTTCATACACGGCTTCTAGATTGAATACAAAGACTGTCAACAAAGTTAATAGAAAGTAATAAACAAACAAGACTGCTTTGTTTGAGTTTTGTGAACGGATATCAGCCTAAAGAATAAACAGCCCTGGTAATGAGAACTGTATCCGGTGATCCATGGTGCAGGGTGGAGATGTGATGGGTGGGGTGGGGTGAGAGCCTCGGGGCTCGGGCGCCATGAACCCACCGGCGCCCGGCAAGACGGCCACGCGCTCCTCCGGGTATCACCAGAAGGCGCTCGCCGAGATTAGAAATTCACTATTACCTTTTGCTAATATTGGAAGCTCGGAGCCACCTGGTTCTTCTGCAGCAAGCACTGTCAGTTCGGGTGTCAGTTCCGGTTTCAGTTCCTCTTCTGGCAATGGACTTGACAAGGAACTCAATGTACACCCACAAACACTCAGCCAGCTTATTGCTTCTGGGTATGAAGAGGTAAGGCTACATgttgtttacattattaatgtttttttgtaaTGCCATGAATTGATGTCTTAAAGTTTAAGGAGCAAAATAGTTAAATGGCCCATAGAAATATGGCTTGGCATTTGGTATGGATGTACTTGGTGCCTAGCTGTATtcaataggtatttaatttcatCAATAAGGTCATTTAAAAGGTGacttatcttatacctttaaacaagcaattcttgtatatagtGCTAGGGGTTGACCAAAATCACCTGCAACAGGTGTTAAAGATATGAAAATCGGCAcaattaatctttaggccatttgaatctatttgacccgtagcaccaaaaaaaaaaacagacggaaaggagttatgacgtcatctttttttttgtatggaaaataaaaaaaaaattgttcagaaacctatcatgtgtgatattaaatgaaagggcattttgagccggttctaaaaatatatcacattattatatttccgtcacttgcattcaattaaaataaaaataattttcaaaacataccaagtttgggctcctccagatacgaaaccgttgaattattttttgtaaaatatacctcaagtaatacccaatatcctcatatctaaccccaagaaattaatttcgaaaatatttagttttagtatttttcttaaatgttttattattacaaaatgtgatctatcaatctatcaatgaaacggcctcctagcctagtcgatattgaccctgcctatgaagcaggaggtcccaggttcgaatcctggtaagggcatttatttgtgtgttcatcatcatcatcacacaaataaatgcccttaccagggcttgtatatatgtgtatattatatatatcgtcgtctagtacccacaacacaagccttattgagctgtaggactaggccgatctgtgaaaacttgtcctttAATATTAtgacctgggacctcctgcttcataggcaaggtcactatCGACtcggctaggaggccgtttcattgatagattgatagtagtgtccgaccgaaggttcggtttcggtttcggccagtttcggccaaaaaatcatgtttcggctttagtttcggtttcggcaaaaaacggccgaacctttcggccgggccgaaacttaccaAATGGTACTTCGGAATAAGACCataagttggggaataagtaggacaacaatattaatacctacatatactgattcaggtacagaaattaattgattTATTGTAAAACACAaacactggacggtcgacgcagtcttaataggctgtcaatacctataacgcgcacactgtctaattgtttCGGAGTGAATGAGTgattttacctcaatttaccattggtttgtgttccacatgtcctctacttcagcttaggctttggcctcgctgcgccaagctcggcctgtggtctcgctttttaatacaatggacattggttggagtctgtgctcaactacttatcctgaagcctgaagcacggctttgacttcgcatgaaagttacttttaggcccaggtgaagatcggtacccggccttgcgatatactcaacaaaaaatttcgggctcgctgcgctcgcgtttttggttgaccctgtgtctacatgttagcttgactggtgaatgaatagagttagaccaagaaaattctgcaatgattttgatagcatacgcagtgcaactagtgcaaatgttatttatacgtcataatttcatagaagttttgacgtttaaaataacacttgcactgcctgtgttatcaaaatcgttgcagaatgatcttggtctaactctagtaattttcttaaaaaactgcttaagtaacatcaatttcaaggacattgggtgttgacagtcccataatatgtgtgtaaaagggGCATTCCACGAGACTGTCGCTTACATAACGCAATTCTTGTAATACTTCTGGAAATGCTGAGTAAGCGATATTGGGTCAGGTAATATTTCATGACTTGGCTAACAAATTGGCAGTATATTCTCGAGATTCACGTATTTTATTGAGGTAGCTGCCATACAAGGCAAAAGCGTTATGTAAGCGACAGTCTCGTGGAATGCCCCAAAAGcggtttatgacattttttcaacgattttaacaagtctacaaaagtttcggtttcggccgaaactagagccaaagccgaacattcggcttcggtttcggcaaaaaaacatgtttcggtctgTGAGAACTTCTCCTCTCACACTAAACTAATCACTGAAAACACTGTGTATAACGAAatactttaatatcaaatacaacacaataaaataatacaattacaataaaaacagCCTCCGCTGACAATATTATTTTCTCGAACAGAGAACCGTCATAACATTCTATTCAAACATCCTTCAAGATTCAAACCAGCCAGTCTGTCAACAATTGCCTAGGACTCTTTGCTCTAACACTCCTCCTCAATTGTTTTCCCTCAG carries:
- the LOC134799223 gene encoding ADP-ribosylation factor-like protein 6-interacting protein 4; protein product: MGKKKSKKRRRSSSSSSSSSSSDSSQEKKKLRKLKKKLKKEQKKTEKILKKKLKEEKKKLKKKQRSKSRSRETSTSKQDAAADIPIELMEKSKAMAPMTKEEWEQKQSVVRRVLDEDSGRYRLIKGDGEVLEEIVSRDRHRQINRQATQADGAYFQANTVDRKI
- the LOC134803730 gene encoding thioredoxin domain-containing protein 5 homolog, with the translated sequence MFRLKNFASLLLVYLVVVPNFVAPEDGTVYEYDPESFQRQIEDMNGNFIMFYAPWCRHCTDFQPMWAELAELVNTKESEFAIAQVDCTRHAGLCQDNGITGYPTLLYYHKNSFLPVEYKGTRDLPSLTLFLSEVFNAKTEESNAKKSQSSEVKFYSGMAHLTDHNIEKFVAKGQHFIMFYAPWCQACQRLAPVWAELGAHYAHNEYIQIGKVNCMDNELTCATFDIKQYPYLLWIVHGRIMGVANAETLEDLKAYVEKMLLAENHDPEKFMKKKKALPVARISEETFEIFMEKDLVFVNYFAPWCAHCMQLSPLWLKLGERFQNESRVLIADVDCVRSKPICETEMINGLPTLILYKHKKIAHVEHGARPLESLVGLVAEHLAAPSEPPPKDEL